Proteins encoded by one window of Primulina huaijiensis isolate GDHJ02 chromosome 1, ASM1229523v2, whole genome shotgun sequence:
- the LOC140989592 gene encoding receptor-like cytosolic serine/threonine-protein kinase RBK2 isoform X1 — METEKDKSKACSPDTVLEDFLRSAESETDSSKATSTSESEVQIDPKLGSRWAKFFQLLRIKSKGQLTTFHSLKSLNISRRFSSSAQEEVLGVTSVVLGPHLNYFKPQWKSFTFSELQTATCNFSQGYLIGKGGYAEVYRGCLRGGQLVAIKRLIKGRAEERINDFLTELGIMAHINHPNTAKLIGYCVEGGMYLVLELSPLGSVASLLHNCREKLEFDIRHKIGLGTAKGLLYLHEGCRRRIVHRDIKAANILLTEDFEPQICDFGLAKWLPDRWTHLTVSNVEGTFGYLAPEFLMHGIVDEKTDVFAFGVLLLELISGCRVLDYSQQSLVMWAKPLLKKNRIRELVDPSLGDNYNPIHLNLIILAASLCIQQSPVRRPRMSQILLLLRGNCGSLELIKKKCKKLSSWKKYYKELFSAEEYSFNRGFKGLDPQTRMTLDT; from the exons ATGGAGACGGAGAAAGATAAATCAAAGGCCTGCTCCCCTGATACTGTGCTCGAGGACTTTCTAAGAAGTGCCGAATCTGAAACAGATTCCTCAAAAGCTACAAGCACTTCAGAATCAGAAGTTCAGATTGATCCGAAACTTGGTTCGAGATGGGCcaaattttttcaattattgaGAATTAAGTCCAAAGGGCAGTTAACCACATTTCATTCCCTCAAATCCCTGAATATATCTAGAAGATTCAGCAGTAGTGCACAAGAGGAAGTTTTAGGGGTGACAAGTGTTGTATTAGGTCCTCACCTGAACTATTTCAAGCCTCAATGGAAGAGTTTTACCTTCTCAGAACTCCAGACAGCAACCTGCAATTTTTCACAAG GATATTTGATCGGGAAAGGCGGTTATGCTGAAGTTTATCGAGGTTGTTTGCGAGGTGGGCAGCTTGTTGCGATCAAGCGTTTGATTAAAGGCCGGGCGGAGGAAAGAATAAATGATTTTCTAACAGAACTTGGCATAATGGCTCACATAAATCATCCGAACACTGCTAAATTGATAGGTTACTGCGTTGAAGGAGGGATGTACCTTGTTCTTGAGCTGTCTCCCCTTGGAAGCGTGGCTTCTTTGCTTCACA ATTGTAGAGAGAAGCTCGAGTTCGATATTCGGCACAAGATTGGGTTAGGTACAGCAAAAGGATTGCTGTATCTTCACGAAGGATGTCGAAGAAGGATCGTTCATAGAGATATTAAGGCTGCAAATATATTGCTCACGGAGGACTTTGAACCTCAG ATTTGTGATTTTGGGCTAGCGAAATGGCTCCCAGATCGATGGACTCACCTTACTGTTTCAAATGTTGAAGGCACTTTCGG GTATTTAGCACCTGAATTTCTAATGCATGGAATAGTAGATGAAAAAACTGATGTATTCGCCTTCGGGGTTCTGCTGTTGGAACTTATTTCTGGGTGTCGAGTCCTGGATTACTCTCAGCAAAGCCTTGTTATGTGG GCTAAACCTCTATTAAAAAAGAACAGAATAAGAGAACTTGTAGATCCCTCACTTGGTGACAACTACAATCCCATACACTTAAATCTCATAATCCTGGCTGCTTCATTATGTATCCAACAATCTCCGGTTAGACGCCCTCGAATGAGTCAg ATTCTGTTGCTTTTGAGAGGGAACTGTGGCAGCCTAgagctgataaaaaaaaaatgtaagaaGCTGTCTAGTTGGAAGAAGTACTACAAAGAGCTTTTTAGTGCAGAAGAATACAGCTTCAACAGAGGCTTCAAAGGTTTGGATCCGCAAACACGCATGACCCTTGATACTTAA
- the LOC140989592 gene encoding receptor-like cytosolic serine/threonine-protein kinase RBK2 isoform X2 has translation METEKDKSKACSPDTVLEDFLRSAESETDSSKATSTSESEVQIDPKLGSRWAKFFQLLRIKSKGQLTTFHSLKSLNISRRFSSSAQEEVLGVTSVVLGPHLNYFKPQWKSFTFSELQTATCNFSQGYLIGKGGYAEVYRGCLRGGQLVAIKRLIKGRAEERINDFLTELGIMAHINHPNTAKLIGYCVEGGMYLVLELSPLGSVASLLHNCREKLEFDIRHKIGLGTAKGLLYLHEGCRRRIVHRDIKAANILLTEDFEPQICDFGLAKWLPDRWTHLTVSNVEGTFGYLAPEFLMHGIVDEKTDVFAFGVLLLELISGCRVLDYSQQSLVMWILLLLRGNCGSLELIKKKCKKLSSWKKYYKELFSAEEYSFNRGFKGLDPQTRMTLDT, from the exons ATGGAGACGGAGAAAGATAAATCAAAGGCCTGCTCCCCTGATACTGTGCTCGAGGACTTTCTAAGAAGTGCCGAATCTGAAACAGATTCCTCAAAAGCTACAAGCACTTCAGAATCAGAAGTTCAGATTGATCCGAAACTTGGTTCGAGATGGGCcaaattttttcaattattgaGAATTAAGTCCAAAGGGCAGTTAACCACATTTCATTCCCTCAAATCCCTGAATATATCTAGAAGATTCAGCAGTAGTGCACAAGAGGAAGTTTTAGGGGTGACAAGTGTTGTATTAGGTCCTCACCTGAACTATTTCAAGCCTCAATGGAAGAGTTTTACCTTCTCAGAACTCCAGACAGCAACCTGCAATTTTTCACAAG GATATTTGATCGGGAAAGGCGGTTATGCTGAAGTTTATCGAGGTTGTTTGCGAGGTGGGCAGCTTGTTGCGATCAAGCGTTTGATTAAAGGCCGGGCGGAGGAAAGAATAAATGATTTTCTAACAGAACTTGGCATAATGGCTCACATAAATCATCCGAACACTGCTAAATTGATAGGTTACTGCGTTGAAGGAGGGATGTACCTTGTTCTTGAGCTGTCTCCCCTTGGAAGCGTGGCTTCTTTGCTTCACA ATTGTAGAGAGAAGCTCGAGTTCGATATTCGGCACAAGATTGGGTTAGGTACAGCAAAAGGATTGCTGTATCTTCACGAAGGATGTCGAAGAAGGATCGTTCATAGAGATATTAAGGCTGCAAATATATTGCTCACGGAGGACTTTGAACCTCAG ATTTGTGATTTTGGGCTAGCGAAATGGCTCCCAGATCGATGGACTCACCTTACTGTTTCAAATGTTGAAGGCACTTTCGG GTATTTAGCACCTGAATTTCTAATGCATGGAATAGTAGATGAAAAAACTGATGTATTCGCCTTCGGGGTTCTGCTGTTGGAACTTATTTCTGGGTGTCGAGTCCTGGATTACTCTCAGCAAAGCCTTGTTATGTGG ATTCTGTTGCTTTTGAGAGGGAACTGTGGCAGCCTAgagctgataaaaaaaaaatgtaagaaGCTGTCTAGTTGGAAGAAGTACTACAAAGAGCTTTTTAGTGCAGAAGAATACAGCTTCAACAGAGGCTTCAAAGGTTTGGATCCGCAAACACGCATGACCCTTGATACTTAA
- the LOC140989603 gene encoding sugar transporter ERD6-like 7, with product MADDQETRKGGILVQEEIRVRLIISQEERYNESAEGGIREDRFMVYVTTFVVACGYYAFGSCLGYSSPTQFAIREDVHLSLAEYSMFGSILTFGGMIGAITCGKIADYIGRKRTMILSSGFCIAGWLCIYSAQEAILLDIGRLATGYGMGVFSYVIPVFIAEIAPKDLRGTLAMFCGVVLYTGVCVSFIIGTMLTWRALALTGIIPCALLIFGLFIIPESPRWLAKQGNEKEFEASLRRLRGKNADISEEAAEIQEYIETLGKLPKANLFDLFRKRYLGSVKIGVGLMVFQQLGGINGICFYVSSIFQSSGSPANVGTISYAILQIITTTLGGILIDRAGRKPLLVVSGAGQVLGCLLTGSSFFLKEHGLALGAAPALAVMGILLYAGAFSIGMGVIPWLVMSEIFPVNIKGVAGSLAALVNWSGAWVCTLTFNFLMSWSSCGTFTLYAAINALAIVFVIKVVPETNGRTLEQIQAAIDSSI from the exons ATGGCTGATGATCAAGAAACACGAAAAGGCGGAATCTTAGTGCAAGAAGAGATAAGGGTTCGACTAATTATTTCACAAGAAGAGAGATATAACGAGTCCGCGGAAGGAGGCATAAGGGAGGATAGATTCATGGTTTATGTCACCACTTTTGTGGTAGCTTGCGGTTATTATGCGTTCGGATCATGC CTAGGATATTCGTCACCGACACAGTTTGCTATCAGAGAAGATGTGCACTTATCCTTAGCAGAG TATTCAATGTTTGGATCCATATTGACTTTTGGAGGAATGATCGGTGCAATTACTTGCGGTAAAATCGCAGATTACATAGGTCGCAAACGG ACAATGATATTATCAAGCGGATTCTGTATTGCAGGGTGGCTTTGCATTTACTCTGCTCAG GAGGCTATACTACTGGATATTGGAAGATTAGCGACTGGATATGGAATGGGAGTCTTCTCTTATGTG ATACCCGTATTCATAGCTGAAATTGCGCCCAAGGATTTACGAGGAACGTTGGCAATGTTCTGCGGG GTCGTGCTTTATACTGGAGTATGTGTATCTTTCATCATAGGCACCATGCTCACTTGGAGAGCGCTAGCTTTAACAG GAATAATCCCTTGTGCTCTTCTGATTTTTGGACTCTTTATCATCCCGGAGTCCCCGAGATGGCTG GCAAAACAAGGAAATGAAAAGGAGTTTGAAGCTTCGTTGCGAAGACTTCGAGGCAAGAATGCTGATATATCTGAGGAGGCAGCTGAAATTCAA GAATACATAGAAACCTTGGGAAAGCTTCCTAAAGCTAATCTGTTCGATTTGTTTCGAAAACGATATCTGGGTTCAGTCAAG ATAGGAGTGGGACTAATGGTCTTTCAACAACTTGGAGGAATCAACGGAATTTGTTTCTATGTAAGCAGTATCTTTCAGTCTTCGG GGTCTCCAGCCAACGTGGGAACTATAAGCTATGCCATTCTTCAG ATCATAACCACTACACTCGGTGGCATTTTAATCGACAGAGCAGGAAGAAAACCGCTTCTCGTG GTTTCTGGAGCAGGACAGGTCCTAGGGTGCCTACTAACTGGGAGTTCATTCTTTTTGAAG GAGCACGGACTTGCACTTGGTGCAGCTCCTGCTCTGGCAGTAATGGGCATACTG TTATATGCAGGGGCGTTTTCGATAGGGATGGGAGTAATTCCATGGTTGGTGATGTCTGAg ATATTCCCTGTAAACATTAAAGGAGTAGCCGGAAGCCTTGCAGCACTAGTGAACTGGTCTGGTGCATGGGTTTGTACTTTGACCTTTAATTTCCTCATGAGCTGGAGCTCTTGTG GAACTTTCACTCTGTATGCTGCAATCAATGCACTTGCCATCGTGTTTGTGATTAAGGTTGTCCCTGAAACCAATGGCAGAACACTGGAACAGATTCAGGCAGCAATTGATTCTTCAATCTGA
- the LOC140972973 gene encoding sugar transporter ERD6-like 7, producing the protein MADDQEIQNGENLAQEEIRVPLISQEKRFNNGDEDQPTKGSNGEDRFMVYLTTFVAICGSFAFGSCAGYSSPTQFAIREDVNLSLVEYSLFGSILTFGAMIGAITSGKIADYIGRKRTMMLSSGFCTAGWLSIYFAQGVILLDIGRFATGYGMGVFSYVVPVFIAEIAPKELRGALTTLNQLMICAGVSVSFIIGTILTWRALALTGIIPCAVLLFGLFIIPESPRWLAKLGNQKEFEASLRRLRGKNADISEEAAEIQDYIDTLEKLPKAKLLDLFQKRYLRSVTIGVGLMVCQQFGGINGICFYTSSIFESSGFPADVGTITYAILQVIITALGAILIDRAGRKPLIVISGTGLVLGCLLTGSSYFLKEHGLALDAAPALAVTGILVYIGAFSVGMGAVPWVVMSEIFPINIKGVAGSLATLVNWFGAWVCSFTFNFLMSWSSYGTFTLYAAINALAIIFVIKVVPETKGRTLEQIQAAINAKLGNQKEFEASLRRLRGKNADISEEAAEIQDYIDTLEKLPKAKLLDLFQKRYLRSVTIGVGLMVCQQFGGINGICFYTSSIFESSGFPADVGTITYAILQVIITALGAILIDRAGRKPLIVISGTGLVLGCLLTGSSYFLKEHGLALDAAPALAVTGILVYIGAFSVGMGAVPWVVMSEIFPINIKGVAGSLATLVNWFGAWVCSFTFNFLMSWSSYGTFTLYAAINALAIIFVIKVVPETKGRTLEQIQAAINSS; encoded by the exons ATGGCCGATGATCAAGAAATACAGAACGGCGAAAACTTAGCGCAGGAAGAGATAAGGGTTCCACTTATTTCACAAGAGAAGAGATTTAACAATGGTGATGAAGATCAGCCCACGAAAGGAAGCAATGGGGAAGACAGATTCATGGTTTATCTCACCACTTTTGTTGCTATTTGCGGCTCATTTGCATTCGGATCTTGC GCAGGGTATTCATCGCCTACACAGTTTGCCATCAGAGAAGATGTAAACTTATCCTTAGTAGAG TACTCATTATTTGGATCCATACTGACTTTTGGAGCAATGATTGGTGCAATCACTAGCGGTAAAATAGCAGATTACATAGGTCGCAAAAGG ACGATGATGTTATCAAGCGGATTCTGTACAGCAGGATGGCTTTCCATTTACTTTGCTCAG GGGGTTATACTACTGGACATTGGAAGATTTGCAACTGGATATGGAATGGGAGTCTTTTCTTATGTG GTACCCGTATTCATAGCTGAAATAGCACCTAAAGAGTTACGAGGAGCGTTGACAACATTAAACCAG CTCATGATTTGTGCTGGAGTGTCTGTATCTTTCATCATTGGGACGATACTTACTTGGAGGGCGCTAGCTTTAACAG GGATAATCCCTTGTGCTGTTCTGCTTTTTGGGCTCTTTATCATCCCGGAGTCCCCGAGATGGCTG GCAAAACTAGGAAATCAAAAGGAGTTTGAAGCTTCATTGCGAAGACTTCGAGGCAAGAATGCTGACATATCTGAGGAGGCAGCTGAAATTCAA GACTATATAGACACTTTGGAAAAGCTTCCTAAAGCTAAACTGCTCGATTTGTTTCAAAAACGGTATCTGCGTTCAGTCACG ATAGGAGTGGGACTAATGGTCTGTCAACAATTTGGTGGAATCAATGGAATCTGTTTCTATACCAGCAGTATCTTTGAGTCCTCAG GGTTTCCGGCCGACGTGGGAACTATAACCTATGCCATTCTTCAG GTCATAATCACTGCACTTGGTGCCATTTTAATCGACAGAGCAGGAAGAAAACCACTTATTGTG ATTTCTGGGACAGGACTGGTACTAGGGTGTCTGCTGACTGGGAGTTCATACTTTCTGAAG GAGCATGGACTTGCACTTGATGCAGCTCCAGCTCTGGCAGTAACCGGCATATTG GTATACATAGGGGCCTTTTCGGTGGGGATGGGAGCAGTTCCATGGGTGGTGATGTCTGAG ATTTTCCCAATAAACATTAAAGGAGTCGCTGGAAGCCTTGCAACACTAGTGAACTGGTTTGGTGCATGGGTTTGTTCTTTCACTTTTAATTTTCTCATGAGCTGGAGCTCCTACG GAACTTTCACGCTGTATGCTGCAATCAACGCGCTTGCCATTATCTTTGTGATTAAGGTTGTCCCTGAAACCAAAGGCAGAACTTTGGAACAGATTCAGGCAGCAATTAAT GCAAAACTAGGAAATCAAAAGGAGTTTGAAGCTTCATTGCGAAGACTTCGAGGCAAGAATGCTGACATATCTGAGGAGGCAGCTGAAATTCAA GACTATATAGACACTTTGGAAAAGCTTCCTAAAGCTAAACTGCTCGATTTGTTTCAAAAACGGTATCTGCGTTCAGTCACG ATAGGAGTGGGACTAATGGTCTGTCAACAATTTGGTGGAATCAATGGAATCTGTTTCTATACCAGCAGTATCTTTGAGTCCTCAG GGTTTCCGGCCGACGTGGGAACTATAACCTATGCCATTCTTCAG GTCATAATCACTGCACTTGGTGCCATTTTAATCGACAGAGCAGGAAGAAAACCACTTATTGTG ATTTCTGGGACAGGACTGGTACTAGGGTGTCTGCTGACTGGGAGTTCATACTTTCTGAAG GAGCATGGACTTGCACTTGATGCAGCTCCAGCTCTGGCAGTAACCGGCATATTG GTATACATAGGGGCCTTTTCGGTGGGGATGGGAGCAGTTCCATGGGTGGTGATGTCTGAG ATTTTCCCAATAAACATTAAAGGAGTCGCTGGAAGCCTTGCAACACTAGTGAACTGGTTTGGTGCATGGGTTTGTTCTTTCACTTTTAATTTTCTCATGAGCTGGAGCTCCTACG GAACTTTCACGCTGTATGCTGCAATCAACGCGCTTGCCATTATCTTTGTGATTAAGGTTGTCCCTGAAACCAAAGGCAGAACTTTGGAACAGATTCAGGCAGCAATTAATTCTTCATGA